One part of the Bacteroidia bacterium genome encodes these proteins:
- the guaA gene encoding glutamine-hydrolyzing GMP synthase gives MQETILILDFGSQYTQLIARRVRELNVYCEIHPYNHFPEPGPEVKGIILSGSPYSVRQADSPRVDLDKLRGRFPILGVCYGAQLLSYVYGGEVMAAETREYGRANLSMALSSDRLFNGLNAGSQVWMSHADTIMSLPSNAYFIASTRDVRVAGFKFQDEETYGIQFHPEVTHSTDGKNLLKNFVVDICGCKQYWTSESFISLTVNELREKIGNDKVVLGLSGGVDSTVAATLLNKAIGENLHCIFVDNGLLRKNEFEQVLDQYKHLNLNVKGVDAKDRFYKELAGVSDPEQKRKIIGRVFIEVFDEEAHQIQDVKWLGQGTIYPDVIESVSVKGPSATIKSHHNVGGLPDFMKLKVVEPLRSLFKDEVRRVGRSLGLHEDLLGRHPFPGPGLAIRILGDITPEKVRILQEVDSIFINGLKEHGLYDSVWQAGSIFLPVNSVGVMGDERTYENAVCLRAVSSVDGMTADWVHLPYEFLAKMSNEIINKVKGINRVVYDISSKPPATIEWE, from the coding sequence ATTGTGAAATTCATCCATACAACCATTTTCCTGAGCCGGGTCCGGAGGTTAAAGGAATCATTCTTTCAGGTAGTCCTTATTCGGTTAGGCAGGCCGATTCTCCAAGGGTAGATTTAGATAAGTTGAGAGGCCGTTTTCCGATTTTAGGAGTTTGTTATGGGGCTCAACTACTTTCCTATGTTTATGGGGGAGAGGTGATGGCTGCGGAAACCAGGGAATATGGAAGAGCTAACTTATCAATGGCATTGTCAAGCGATCGATTGTTTAATGGATTAAATGCCGGTTCCCAAGTTTGGATGAGTCATGCCGATACTATTATGAGTTTGCCATCCAATGCCTATTTCATCGCCAGTACAAGAGATGTTCGTGTGGCTGGATTTAAGTTTCAGGATGAAGAAACATACGGCATTCAATTTCACCCGGAGGTTACACATAGTACAGATGGGAAGAATTTGCTAAAGAATTTTGTTGTGGATATTTGTGGGTGCAAACAGTATTGGACTTCTGAATCGTTTATTAGCTTGACCGTAAATGAGTTAAGAGAGAAAATTGGGAACGATAAGGTTGTTTTAGGCTTGTCGGGTGGGGTTGATAGTACCGTAGCTGCAACCTTGTTGAACAAGGCAATTGGTGAAAATTTGCATTGTATTTTTGTAGATAATGGTTTGCTCAGGAAGAACGAGTTTGAGCAAGTCTTGGATCAATATAAGCATTTGAATTTAAATGTAAAAGGGGTTGATGCCAAGGATAGATTTTACAAGGAGTTAGCAGGAGTTAGCGATCCGGAGCAAAAGAGGAAAATCATTGGTAGAGTATTTATTGAGGTGTTCGATGAGGAGGCACATCAAATTCAAGATGTGAAATGGTTGGGACAGGGTACCATTTATCCGGATGTAATTGAATCAGTTTCGGTGAAGGGTCCTTCAGCTACCATTAAATCCCACCACAACGTTGGCGGACTTCCGGATTTTATGAAATTAAAAGTGGTGGAGCCTTTGCGCAGTTTGTTTAAAGATGAAGTAAGAAGGGTTGGACGAAGTTTAGGTTTGCATGAGGATTTATTGGGACGTCATCCTTTTCCTGGTCCGGGCTTAGCTATTCGGATTTTAGGTGATATTACACCGGAGAAAGTAAGGATACTACAAGAAGTTGATTCCATCTTTATTAATGGTTTAAAAGAACATGGATTGTATGATTCGGTTTGGCAGGCAGGATCCATTTTCTTGCCGGTAAATTCGGTTGGTGTTATGGGAGATGAAAGAACCTACGAGAACGCTGTTTGTCTTCGTGCTGTAAGTTCGGTGGATGGAATGACTGCTGATTGGGTTCATTTACCCTATGAGTTTTTGGCCAAAATGTCGAATGAAATAATTAACAAAGTAAAAGGTATAAACCGGGTTGTTTATGATATTAGCAGTAAACCACCGGCAACCATAGAATGGGAATAA
- a CDS encoding GNAT family N-acetyltransferase translates to MLTTFEFLKFNDLSNTQLYELLKLRIEVFVVEQNCPYQDLDGKDLKEDTVHVLGYDEEGELVAYCRILAPGVSYPHAASIGRVITSAKGRGKGVGRELMKQAVQYSESIKRYTLLTISAQSHLQAFYEEIGFRRTAKKEYLEDNIPHREMERKS, encoded by the coding sequence ATGCTTACTACATTTGAATTTCTAAAGTTTAATGATCTAAGCAATACTCAGCTTTATGAATTGTTAAAGTTGCGCATAGAAGTGTTTGTAGTAGAACAAAATTGTCCCTATCAGGATTTGGATGGTAAGGACTTGAAAGAGGATACAGTTCATGTGTTAGGTTATGATGAGGAAGGGGAATTAGTAGCCTATTGTCGTATTTTAGCTCCTGGAGTTTCTTATCCTCATGCTGCTTCCATAGGTAGGGTTATTACTTCGGCAAAAGGCAGAGGTAAAGGAGTAGGCAGGGAGTTAATGAAGCAAGCGGTTCAATATTCTGAGTCTATTAAGCGCTATACATTATTGACTATTTCTGCTCAAAGTCATTTACAAGCTTTTTATGAAGAAATAGGCTTTCGAAGAACGGCAAAGAAGGAATATTTGGAAGATAATATTCCACATAGGGAAATGGAAAGAAAGTCCTAA
- a CDS encoding LysM peptidoglycan-binding domain-containing protein translates to MKKSTEIQLVNGKKYFIHKVEEKQTLFGIAKAYGTTVSEVAFENPEVVDGGVKVGQLLKIPVEPSLKPSTPVAQTPGSGSEGVGSHTVVQGETLYSISKQYGTTIELLKALNPELESGLKLGQVIKIPTEEKAVGSNGMVPVAPSQPITTSRIDKQDLSAPSVNFVSLLLPFYLKDYVFSDTIPFKVGANSVNALDFYQGAMLAIDSLKGRGLHYHVSVFDVVSDSVQTKQILKRKEVQQSHLIIGPFYNSTFETVAKFAKEQKIPLVSPMIQNSKILNGNPLVSKVVPNNSSQMESMADYLSKNYKDANLILVHNDHQTDLNLMNAFKNKMKLLLPEKNGWMKEVNYKSSGFTGISNVLLGGNKQNVVVVFSSDQVLVSQLLPKLDGKRDDYKLVVCGQAIWKNFDNIEADLFSKLNVHLPLNYFVDYQDLAVKRFIYKFREKYQSEPSQMAFLGYDITYYYLNALNNRGQNFHTTLWQIPGSGMSTGFDFFRDSSEKGFENKACSIVKFDNNQLVKVK, encoded by the coding sequence GTGAAAAAATCAACAGAAATTCAGTTGGTTAATGGGAAAAAATATTTCATTCATAAAGTAGAAGAAAAGCAAACTTTGTTTGGCATAGCCAAGGCCTATGGTACCACCGTAAGTGAAGTTGCTTTTGAAAATCCGGAGGTGGTTGATGGAGGCGTAAAAGTTGGGCAACTGTTAAAAATACCGGTAGAACCTAGTTTAAAGCCATCTACGCCCGTTGCCCAGACTCCTGGTTCCGGATCGGAAGGTGTTGGAAGTCATACCGTTGTTCAAGGGGAGACTTTGTATAGTATCTCCAAACAATATGGAACAACCATTGAACTGCTCAAAGCTTTAAATCCTGAATTAGAATCCGGACTGAAGCTAGGACAAGTGATTAAAATTCCAACAGAAGAAAAGGCTGTTGGTTCCAATGGAATGGTACCGGTAGCTCCTTCTCAGCCTATTACAACTAGCCGAATTGATAAGCAAGATTTAAGTGCTCCTAGTGTAAATTTCGTTTCGTTATTACTTCCATTTTATTTGAAAGATTATGTATTTTCAGATACCATTCCATTTAAAGTTGGGGCTAATTCCGTAAACGCTCTTGATTTTTATCAAGGTGCTATGTTGGCCATTGATAGTTTAAAAGGTCGTGGTTTACATTACCACGTTTCTGTATTTGATGTGGTTTCAGATTCGGTTCAAACCAAGCAAATTTTGAAACGGAAGGAAGTCCAGCAGTCTCACTTAATTATTGGCCCTTTTTATAATTCAACCTTCGAAACCGTTGCAAAATTTGCCAAAGAGCAAAAGATACCATTGGTTTCCCCAATGATTCAAAATAGTAAAATTCTGAATGGAAACCCATTGGTTAGTAAGGTTGTTCCTAATAATTCCAGTCAAATGGAATCTATGGCCGATTACCTTTCCAAGAACTACAAAGATGCTAATTTGATATTGGTTCACAATGATCATCAAACCGATTTGAATTTGATGAATGCCTTCAAAAATAAAATGAAATTGCTACTTCCAGAAAAGAATGGATGGATGAAGGAGGTAAATTATAAATCATCAGGTTTTACTGGTATTTCCAATGTATTACTTGGTGGAAATAAGCAAAATGTGGTGGTGGTCTTTTCTTCAGATCAGGTACTTGTAAGTCAATTATTACCCAAACTGGATGGAAAAAGGGATGATTATAAACTAGTGGTTTGCGGACAGGCTATTTGGAAGAATTTCGACAACATTGAAGCGGATTTGTTTAGTAAATTAAATGTTCATTTACCACTCAATTATTTTGTTGATTACCAGGATTTAGCTGTTAAGCGATTTATATATAAATTCAGGGAAAAATATCAGTCAGAGCCAAGCCAAATGGCCTTTTTGGGTTATGATATTACGTATTATTACCTTAATGCTCTTAACAATAGAGGCCAAAATTTCCATACAACACTTTGGCAAATTCCAGGTTCAGGAATGAGCACCGGATTTGATTTCTTCAGAGATTCTTCGGAAAAGGGATTTGAAAACAAGGCATGTTCCATCGTAAAATTTGATAATAACCAATTGGTTAAAGTCAAATAA
- a CDS encoding aminotransferase class V-fold PLP-dependent enzyme encodes MKQIDLRSDTVTKPSKAMLEAMMGAEVGDDVFGEDPTVNRLERKVADLFGMEAGLFVPSGTMSNQIALHVHGKPGDEVLCDHQSHIYQYESGGLAANSGLQVKLIEGNRGRITADQVKVAIQADYDWLTRSSIISIENTCNKAGGSVYEWTEIEKLSALAKEKGLKFHLDGARLFNAMLVQNKTSLDYSGMFDSISICLSKGLGAPVGSVLLGSTSFIKESRRVRKRWGGGMRQAGYLAQAGIFALDNHLDRLYQDHQKAQSLAKHLKGLSFVNKVLPAETNIVIFDLNPVHSTTKFLDLLKEKGIRAIQFGPHTIRMITHLDLDDQDLEICLQVLSSMESKEF; translated from the coding sequence ATGAAGCAAATTGACTTACGTTCTGATACCGTTACAAAACCTAGTAAGGCCATGTTAGAGGCCATGATGGGTGCCGAAGTTGGCGATGATGTTTTTGGAGAAGACCCAACGGTAAACCGGTTAGAAAGGAAAGTTGCTGACTTATTTGGAATGGAAGCCGGATTATTTGTTCCTTCCGGAACAATGAGCAACCAAATTGCTTTGCATGTGCATGGAAAGCCGGGAGATGAAGTACTATGTGACCACCAATCGCATATTTACCAGTATGAATCCGGGGGATTAGCAGCCAATAGTGGTTTACAGGTAAAATTGATTGAAGGAAATCGAGGCCGAATTACTGCGGACCAAGTAAAGGTAGCCATTCAGGCAGATTATGATTGGCTAACCAGATCAAGCATTATCAGTATTGAAAACACTTGCAATAAAGCAGGAGGAAGTGTCTATGAATGGACCGAAATAGAAAAACTTAGTGCACTGGCCAAGGAGAAAGGATTGAAATTCCATTTGGATGGAGCCAGACTATTTAATGCCATGCTTGTTCAAAACAAAACCAGCTTGGATTACTCCGGGATGTTTGATAGTATTTCTATTTGCCTTTCCAAAGGGTTAGGTGCACCGGTAGGATCCGTCCTCCTCGGAAGTACAAGCTTTATTAAAGAATCGCGTAGAGTCAGAAAAAGATGGGGTGGCGGAATGAGGCAGGCCGGATACCTGGCTCAAGCCGGTATTTTTGCATTAGACAATCATTTGGACAGATTATACCAGGACCATCAAAAAGCACAATCACTAGCTAAACACCTTAAAGGATTATCCTTTGTAAACAAGGTTCTTCCTGCAGAAACAAACATTGTAATATTTGATTTAAACCCGGTACATTCCACAACCAAATTTCTCGACCTTTTGAAAGAGAAAGGAATTCGAGCTATCCAATTTGGACCGCATACAATTCGAATGATAACACATTTGGATTTGGACGATCAGGACTTGGAAATTTGCCTGCAGGTTTTAAGCTCAATGGAATCAAAAGAATTTTAG